In the Pontibacillus sp. HMF3514 genome, TGTATAGGAGACGAACAACGATTACCTGAAGAATGGTTTGATCTAATCCGAAAGAGTCAAAATCCTGATCCATCAGTACCTATTCCGCATCATAGCCTTTTTTGGTGGATTCAAAAAGATCGATATCCCTATTCTGAAATCGGAGAAAACGTACCAGATGAATCCCTGCAAATCTTGGGGAAGTCAGGATGTGTTTGTTTAGCTATTCCAGAATATAATGCTGTAGTCGTTCGGATGTATAACAAAAGAGGAAATCCCCCTGGGTACGACTACTTACAAGATATAAATGGTTTAGGCGATTTAGCTATTTCTATTTTTGAAAAAGGGGGGTTCACAGATGATCGGAAGTCCAAATAAATTCGGTTATCAAATTGAACAGTTTTATAATAGTAGAAATTATTCAATAGATGACTTTATCCTTTCAGGTTCATTTGTAATTGCTCGAAAAGACGGTAGAACATTATTGTGTCATAACCATAAGCGTGAACAATGGGAGTTACCAGCCGGAAAAAGAGAACCTGGCGAAACACCTTGGGAATGTGCGGAGCGTGAATTGAAAGAAGAAACAGGTCAAGTGGTTAGTGGTTTATCATGGATTGGTGTAATGAAGCTTGTTAACAAAGAGAATGGAAAAGAAAAGTATAACCCTGTTTTTACTGGAGTGGTTGAAAAGTTACAACCATTTCATGAGAATGAAGAAACCGATGCAATTGTGTTTTGGGATGGAGAAGAACGTATAGGAGAAGTTGATGAAGTAGATGTAGCATTATTACATAAAATTTTTTAAATATTTTTGAAACATACAACTTTATTTACCCGTAAATATTTAAAAGTTATGGAAAACATGGAATATTAAGAGTGGTATTCCTCGGTGTGAACTTGTGAGAGTTGCCCAGATACACAATCTATGTCCGAGTCATTAATAAGAATTCTTAAGGAAAGTGATGTAGGAGAGGTTGTGGGTCAGTCAACTAAAGGAGATCTTGGTGGAGTAATAGAATTTCAGCTTCCTAACTATATCACTTCCACAGACTTATCAGGTTAACTCTGATACCTATAGTATTCAACCTGACTACCTTGTTGAACCAAGCTTGAAAGCAATTCATGAAGGTAGAGATGAATATATCGAAAAAGCTATACAAGTCATTAAGGATAAGCAATAAATTACATGATAAATCATATAAAATTAGTATAGTTAATAGGCGACAATCCCCAGTCTAAATATCGGGAAGAAAAGCTCAGAATTTATTTATTCTGGGTTTTTTTATCTCATCATTAAGTACCATGTTCACTAAATTTCCTCTTTAATAAAATCCTGTTTTCGATTTTATATATATTGAATGTTTAAAGCCATAACACTAGTGGTAAAGAATTCATACTAAGTTTTTTTATGACAATTTATATTACATACAGCTATGAAATTCAACGATTTTAAATTAGTCTAAGGGGGAACGGACGTGCAGGAGCATACGATCGTAAATGTTGATGGTAAAGAATTGCTAGCCAAGCCGGGACAATCTTTGATTCAATTACTGAATGAGGCTGAAGTTGAGGTACCTCAGATTTGTTACCATGAAGCGCTTGGTGCAATAGAAACCTGTGACACTTGTGTAGTAGAAGTAAACGGAGAGTTGAAACGGGCTTGCGGAACAAAAGTTGAGGCAGGTATGGAGGTTTTTACACAAAAAGAGCTTGTGCAATCTTCTCAAAAAGAAGCGTTAGATCGGATTATGCAAAAACACGAACTCTATTGTACAGTTTGTGATTATAACAACGGTTCATGTGAAATTCATAATGCAATGGCTGATTTCGGAATCGAACACCAATCGAAGCCATTTGAGCCAAAACCATATGAGGTTGATCGTACTGGCTCCTTTTACAGATATGATCCAGATCAATGTATTTTGTGTGGTCGATGTGTAGAGGTATGTCAGGATATTCAGGTCAATGAAACATTAACGATTGATTGGGAGCGACAACAACCACGCGTAATCTGGGACAATGATGTTCCAATTGATCAGTCCTCTTGTGTAAACTGTGGTCAATGTGTAACAGTTTGTCCATGTAATGCTCTAATCGAAACCAATATGGAAGGGGAAGCAGGTTTCATGACAGACCATGAGCCAGGCTTGCTTCGTTCCATGATTGAACTTACCAAAAAAGTTGAGCCTGGATATGGACCACTTTTCGCTGTGTCTGATACGGAAGCGAATATGCGTGAGGATCGAATTGAAAAGACCAAAACCGTTTGTACATATTGTGGGGTTGGTTGCTCATTCGATGTATGGACAAAAGGTCGCGAAGTCTTGAAAGTAGAACCTCAAATTGATTCACCAGCAAACTCTATTTCAACATGTGTAAAAGGGAAGTTCGGCTGGGATTACGTAAATAGTGATGATCGTTTAACGAAACCGTTAGTGCGAGATGGAGACCATTTTAAAGAAGTCGAATGGGATGAAGCCATTAACGTTATCGCTGAAAACTTCAATCGACTAAAAGTAGAGCATGGTGCAGATTCCATGGGCTTTATCTCTTCTTCTAAAGCAACCAATGAAGAATCTTATGTAATGCAAAAGCTTGCCCGCCAAGTGATTGGAACCAATAATGTTGATAATTGCTCAAGATATTGTCAGTCCCCAGCTACTAAAGGACTTTTCCGTACAGTTGGTCATGGAGGAGATGCTGGGTCAATTGAGGATATTGCTAAAGCTGAGCTTGTTATGACTATTGGGTCCAATACAGCTGAATCTCACCCTGTGTTGGCATCTCGAATCAAACGTTCCCAGAAGCTTTTTGGTCAGAAACTATATGTATTTGATTTACGTAAGCATGAAATGGGAAAACGTGCAGATGAATTTATTCAGCCAGCTCCAGGGACAGACCTTGTATGGTTATCCGCTGTAACCAAATATATAATCGACCAAGGCTGGCATGATAAAGAATTTATTGATACCTGGGTGAATGACTTTGAAGAGTACTATGAGAGCTTAAAGCCATTCACGTTGGAGTATGCAGAAAAAACAACAGGCATTACTCAAGAAATGTTAAAGCAAGTTGCGAAAGAGGTTTATGAAGCTGAAACGACTTCGATATGTTGGGCGATGGGCGTAACACAGCACCAACTTGGAAGTGACACAAGTACAGCCATTTCCAACTTGTTATTAGCTACAGGAAACTATAAAAAGCCAGGTGCAGGTGCTTATCCATTACGTGGTCATAATAACGTTCAGGGTTGCAGTGACTTTGGTAGTATGCCGAACTTTTTCCCTGGTTATGAAAAAACAACAGATGATGACGCTAGACAACGTTATGAAAACCTATGGCAGGTTGATTTACCAATAGACCCTGGTATGGATAACCACCAAATGATTGAAAACATACACGAGGGTAACTTAAAGAGTATGTTTATCCTTGGTGAAGATACAGGAATAGTTGATGCCAATATTAATTATGTAACAGCAGGTTTTGAGAAATTGGATTTCATGGTTGTCCAAGATCTATTCTTAACGAAAACAGCTGAATATGCTGATGTTGTTCTACCTGCTTGTAGTTCACTTGAAAAAGATGGTACGTTCACGAATACAGAACGCCGTTTCCAACGTATTTATAAAGCCATGGAACCACTCGAAGGCACAAAACCAGATTGGGAAATCATTCAGCTTATTGCAAAGGAATTAGGATATGATTGGGGTTATGATCACCCTGAAAAAATTATGGAAGAAGCGGCCTTTTTAACTCCATTGTTCGCAGGTGTAACATATGACCGTCTTGAAGGTTACAATAGCTTGCAATGGCCTGTAGCACCAGATGGAACGGATACACCATTATTGTATGAAGACGAATTCCCATTTGCAGATGGAAAGGCACGATTCTATTCCTTAAGCTATGAGAATCTTTATGAGACAAATGAAGAATTTGATCTCCATGTCAATAACGGAAGGTTACTTGAACACTTCCATGAAGGAAACATGACTTATAAAACACCTGGTATTGTTCGTAAAACACCAAATGCCTTTCTTGAAGTTTCACCAGAATTAGCTGAGGAACGGGGTATTGAAGAAGGAGCATTAGTTCGTTTAACATCACATGCTGGTTCTGCAACAGGAGAAGTACATGTTACCGATCGCGTGGCTGGAAAAGAACTTTACCTACCACTCAATGATAACGGTAAGTCGGCAGTAAACTTCTTAACGGATAATCGAGTTGATAAGGATACTAATACACCAGCCTATAAAGAGATTGCCGTTAAAATGGATGTCATTCGTAAGAAAGGGAAGTCACCCGTTCCAGATAACAATCACCGAAGAGGTAATCCACAACCTCAAATCAGTGTTGGAGTTGAACGAAAATGGGAGAGAGATGATTATACCTTCCCAGGAAATCAGGTGAGTCGAGATGGCTAAAGCAATATCGCGAATTAAACGAATGGAAATGACCCAAGAGCAAATACGCGCAAAAAAGGTCTCAA is a window encoding:
- a CDS encoding NUDIX domain-containing protein, whose amino-acid sequence is MIGSPNKFGYQIEQFYNSRNYSIDDFILSGSFVIARKDGRTLLCHNHKREQWELPAGKREPGETPWECAERELKEETGQVVSGLSWIGVMKLVNKENGKEKYNPVFTGVVEKLQPFHENEETDAIVFWDGEERIGEVDEVDVALLHKIF
- the fdhF gene encoding formate dehydrogenase subunit alpha, translated to MQEHTIVNVDGKELLAKPGQSLIQLLNEAEVEVPQICYHEALGAIETCDTCVVEVNGELKRACGTKVEAGMEVFTQKELVQSSQKEALDRIMQKHELYCTVCDYNNGSCEIHNAMADFGIEHQSKPFEPKPYEVDRTGSFYRYDPDQCILCGRCVEVCQDIQVNETLTIDWERQQPRVIWDNDVPIDQSSCVNCGQCVTVCPCNALIETNMEGEAGFMTDHEPGLLRSMIELTKKVEPGYGPLFAVSDTEANMREDRIEKTKTVCTYCGVGCSFDVWTKGREVLKVEPQIDSPANSISTCVKGKFGWDYVNSDDRLTKPLVRDGDHFKEVEWDEAINVIAENFNRLKVEHGADSMGFISSSKATNEESYVMQKLARQVIGTNNVDNCSRYCQSPATKGLFRTVGHGGDAGSIEDIAKAELVMTIGSNTAESHPVLASRIKRSQKLFGQKLYVFDLRKHEMGKRADEFIQPAPGTDLVWLSAVTKYIIDQGWHDKEFIDTWVNDFEEYYESLKPFTLEYAEKTTGITQEMLKQVAKEVYEAETTSICWAMGVTQHQLGSDTSTAISNLLLATGNYKKPGAGAYPLRGHNNVQGCSDFGSMPNFFPGYEKTTDDDARQRYENLWQVDLPIDPGMDNHQMIENIHEGNLKSMFILGEDTGIVDANINYVTAGFEKLDFMVVQDLFLTKTAEYADVVLPACSSLEKDGTFTNTERRFQRIYKAMEPLEGTKPDWEIIQLIAKELGYDWGYDHPEKIMEEAAFLTPLFAGVTYDRLEGYNSLQWPVAPDGTDTPLLYEDEFPFADGKARFYSLSYENLYETNEEFDLHVNNGRLLEHFHEGNMTYKTPGIVRKTPNAFLEVSPELAEERGIEEGALVRLTSHAGSATGEVHVTDRVAGKELYLPLNDNGKSAVNFLTDNRVDKDTNTPAYKEIAVKMDVIRKKGKSPVPDNNHRRGNPQPQISVGVERKWERDDYTFPGNQVSRDG